In Chloroflexota bacterium, one DNA window encodes the following:
- a CDS encoding 1-deoxy-D-xylulose-5-phosphate reductoisomerase encodes MSERKRIVILGSTGSIGRQTLDVVAWHPEQFEVVALGARSDAPLFREQVAAFRPKLAALTAGVAAADDTWTPDGTRLCLGDQSLVELATAPDVDLVVVATSGTAGLAPTVAALKLGRPVALANKEVLIMAGHLVTLLAREHNAPLIPVDSEHSAIWQCMLGETRKRVQRLILTASGGAFRDLPLADLPNVTPAQALKHPNWSMGPKITVDSATMMNKGLEVLEACWLFDMQVDDVHVVMHRESIIHSLIELVDGSMKAQMSLPDMRLPIQFALTYPDRLPAPYTPLDLVQLGSLSFGDVAQDRFRCLYLAIEAGRLGDSYPTVMNAANEVAVELFLGGGLRFDRIPCIVEEVMQRHVPIRTPSLEEVCAADAWARDAGRRVALQPA; translated from the coding sequence ATGAGCGAACGGAAGCGGATCGTCATCCTCGGATCGACCGGATCGATCGGCCGACAGACGCTCGACGTCGTCGCGTGGCACCCAGAGCAGTTCGAGGTCGTCGCGCTGGGCGCACGCAGCGACGCGCCGCTCTTCCGCGAGCAGGTCGCCGCCTTCCGCCCGAAGCTCGCCGCGCTCACGGCCGGCGTAGCCGCCGCCGATGACACCTGGACGCCGGATGGCACGCGCCTCTGCCTGGGAGACCAGTCCCTGGTCGAGCTGGCGACAGCCCCGGACGTGGATCTCGTCGTCGTCGCCACCAGCGGGACGGCCGGTCTCGCGCCGACGGTTGCCGCCCTGAAACTGGGACGCCCGGTCGCACTGGCCAACAAAGAAGTGCTCATCATGGCCGGCCATCTCGTGACGCTGCTGGCCCGCGAGCACAACGCGCCGCTGATCCCCGTCGACTCCGAGCACAGCGCCATCTGGCAGTGCATGCTGGGCGAGACCCGAAAGCGAGTTCAGCGGCTGATCCTGACCGCCTCCGGGGGTGCGTTCCGCGACTTGCCCCTGGCCGACCTGCCGAACGTCACGCCGGCCCAGGCGCTCAAGCACCCGAACTGGTCGATGGGGCCGAAGATCACCGTCGACTCGGCCACCATGATGAACAAGGGCCTTGAGGTGCTCGAAGCGTGCTGGCTGTTCGACATGCAGGTAGATGACGTCCACGTCGTCATGCACCGTGAGAGCATCATCCACTCGCTCATCGAGCTGGTGGACGGCAGTATGAAGGCGCAGATGTCGTTGCCGGACATGCGGCTGCCGATCCAGTTTGCGCTGACCTACCCCGACCGCTTGCCGGCCCCATACACGCCGCTCGATCTCGTGCAGCTCGGCTCGCTGTCGTTCGGCGACGTGGCGCAGGATCGCTTCAGGTGTCTGTACCTGGCCATCGAGGCCGGGCGGCTCGGGGACAGCTACCCGACCGTCATGAACGCTGCGAACGAGGTGGCGGTCGAGCTGTTCCTGGGCGGCGGACTCCGCTTCGACCGCATTCCGTGCATCGTCGAAGAGGTGATGCAGCGGCATGTGCCGATCCGCACGCCCAGCCTGGAGGAAGTCTGCGCCGCCGACGCCTGGGCGCGCGACGCTGGCCGCCGCGTCGCGCTCCAGCCGGCGTGA
- a CDS encoding phosphatidate cytidylyltransferase — MLRLRVLSAVIGVPVLLFVAIAGGWWFVVAVTAGATVAIFEMFSMLRGAGYRPLMPLGIGLTMALVLDALAHDAAIMPAILVVGVLIGLYQMMLRPDSSGALVDWALTLAPAIYVGGTMHYFIQLRNLPDGLFWMLTALIGTWICDIAAFFVGRRWGKARLAPRISPGKSVEGAVGGLVGAVLGIMALGPMLGGALATFGLGGPAVVGPVRLAGLGLVIGVCAIVGDLMESFIKRQCGAKDSSGLIPGHGGVLDRIDSVLLAVVGAYFYVVTTS, encoded by the coding sequence GTGCTCCGCTTACGCGTCCTAAGCGCCGTCATCGGCGTTCCGGTCCTGCTGTTCGTCGCCATCGCAGGCGGCTGGTGGTTCGTCGTCGCCGTGACGGCCGGCGCAACCGTCGCCATCTTCGAGATGTTCTCGATGCTGCGCGGCGCTGGCTACCGCCCGCTGATGCCGCTGGGCATCGGCCTGACGATGGCCCTGGTGCTCGACGCGCTGGCCCACGACGCCGCGATCATGCCGGCCATCCTGGTGGTCGGCGTGCTGATCGGCTTGTACCAGATGATGCTGCGACCGGACTCCTCGGGGGCGCTGGTGGACTGGGCGTTGACGCTCGCGCCGGCGATCTACGTCGGTGGCACCATGCACTACTTCATCCAGCTCCGGAATCTGCCGGACGGGCTGTTCTGGATGCTGACGGCGCTGATCGGCACCTGGATCTGCGACATCGCCGCCTTCTTCGTGGGGCGGCGCTGGGGCAAGGCCCGGCTGGCGCCCCGCATCAGCCCGGGCAAGTCGGTCGAGGGCGCTGTCGGCGGTCTGGTCGGCGCGGTCCTGGGTATCATGGCGCTCGGTCCGATGCTGGGCGGGGCGCTCGCAACGTTTGGCCTCGGCGGCCCGGCCGTCGTCGGACCGGTCCGGCTGGCCGGCCTCGGCCTGGTCATCGGCGTCTGCGCCATCGTCGGCGACCTGATGGAGTCGTTCATCAAGCGGCAGTGCGGTGCGAAGGATTCCAGCGGCCTCATTCCTGGACATGGCGGCGTCCTCGACCGCATCGACAGCGTCTTGCTGGCGGTGGTTGGGGCATACTTCTATGTGGTGACAACCTCATGA
- a CDS encoding isoprenyl transferase yields MATQPQTLGRPAEQLATVPHHIAIIMDGNGRWARTRGQERLLGHRAGTDNIRTIIEGCVELGVKILTLYAFSTENWRRPQEEVNGLFQILADVIDRETEDLHRNGVQLRHLGKLEGLPATLQERVRYAVDLTRDNSRLIVNVAFNYGGRDEIIEAARRMLREGLNPDDLDEKTFSSYLYTSGMRDPDLIIRTAGEMRLSNFLIWQAAYAEYWSTPLYWPDFGKEDLERAVHEFGGRERRFGSLTSVRGGLLDTD; encoded by the coding sequence ATGGCGACTCAGCCCCAGACCCTTGGCAGACCGGCCGAGCAGCTCGCGACCGTCCCGCACCATATCGCGATCATCATGGATGGCAACGGCCGCTGGGCACGCACGCGCGGCCAGGAGCGGCTGCTCGGACACCGCGCCGGCACCGACAACATCCGGACGATCATCGAAGGGTGCGTGGAGCTTGGTGTCAAGATCCTGACGCTCTACGCCTTCTCGACGGAGAACTGGCGCCGGCCGCAGGAGGAGGTCAACGGCCTCTTTCAGATCCTTGCCGACGTTATCGACCGCGAGACTGAGGACTTGCACCGCAACGGGGTCCAGTTGCGGCATCTGGGGAAGCTCGAGGGGCTGCCGGCGACGCTCCAGGAGCGCGTGCGTTACGCGGTCGACCTGACCCGGGACAACTCGCGGCTGATCGTCAACGTGGCGTTCAACTACGGCGGGCGAGATGAGATCATCGAGGCCGCCCGCCGCATGCTGCGCGAGGGCCTGAACCCCGACGACCTGGACGAGAAGACGTTCAGCTCGTACCTGTACACCAGCGGCATGCGCGATCCCGACCTGATCATCCGCACCGCTGGCGAGATGCGCCTGAGCAACTTCCTGATCTGGCAGGCGGCCTACGCCGAATACTGGTCAACGCCACTGTACTGGCCGGACTTCGGCAAGGAAGACCTCGAACGCGCGGTACACGAGTTCGGCGGGCGAGAGCGTCGCTTTGGCAGCCTGACCTCGGTGCGCGGGGGCCTCCTCGATACCGACTGA
- the frr gene encoding ribosome recycling factor, whose amino-acid sequence MAKTLEVLHADLAAIRTGRATPSLLDKVQVDAWGSAQPIQSVATISVPEPRLLVIQPWDKSLISAIEKAIQKSDLGLNPNNDGTVIRLALPQLNEQRRNDLAKQVKKRAEESKVAVRNVRRDADNGLKKLEKDGKLSQDDLRRALDRVQKLTDGSIKQVDEAADRKEKEVKEV is encoded by the coding sequence ATGGCGAAGACGCTCGAAGTGCTCCATGCGGACCTCGCAGCGATTCGCACCGGGCGGGCGACGCCCTCGCTCCTCGACAAGGTGCAGGTGGACGCCTGGGGCAGCGCCCAGCCGATTCAGTCCGTCGCCACCATCTCGGTGCCCGAGCCGCGCCTGCTGGTCATCCAGCCGTGGGACAAGAGCCTCATCAGCGCCATCGAGAAGGCGATCCAGAAGTCCGACCTGGGCCTGAACCCGAACAACGATGGCACGGTCATTCGGTTGGCGCTTCCGCAGCTCAACGAGCAGCGGCGCAACGACCTGGCAAAGCAGGTCAAGAAGCGCGCCGAGGAGTCGAAGGTCGCCGTCCGCAACGTCCGCCGCGACGCCGACAACGGCCTCAAGAAGCTGGAGAAGGACGGCAAGCTGTCGCAGGACGACCTGCGCCGCGCCCTCGACCGCGTGCAGAAGCTGACCGATGGCTCGATCAAGCAGGTCGACGAGGCGGCCGACCGCAAGGAGAAGGAGGTCAAGGAAGTTTGA
- a CDS encoding UMP kinase, whose amino-acid sequence MDASDSGPARRSGLQYRRVILKLSGEAVQGDASSPIDHDVLDYMARQVAQIVRLGVQVAVVIGGGNIWRGGVASERGMERATADYMGMLATVINGLALQASLERHGQHTRVQSAITMSEVCEPYIRRRAIRHLEKGRVVIFAAGTGNPYFSTDTTAALRAAEIGADVILMAKNRVDGVYDSDPRTNPEAQRFSRLRHMEALERGLRVMDTTALSLCMENRLPIVVFDLMNASNLERIVLGDENVGTVIS is encoded by the coding sequence GTGGACGCCAGCGACTCAGGTCCAGCGAGGCGGTCGGGACTCCAGTACCGACGCGTCATTCTGAAGCTCAGCGGCGAGGCCGTCCAGGGGGACGCGTCCTCGCCCATCGACCATGACGTGCTGGACTACATGGCTCGGCAGGTTGCGCAGATTGTGCGTCTCGGGGTACAGGTTGCCGTCGTCATCGGCGGCGGCAACATCTGGCGCGGCGGCGTCGCCAGCGAGCGTGGCATGGAGCGGGCCACCGCCGACTACATGGGGATGCTCGCCACGGTCATCAACGGCCTGGCGTTGCAGGCGAGCCTCGAACGGCACGGGCAGCACACGCGCGTGCAGAGCGCCATCACCATGTCTGAGGTCTGCGAGCCGTACATCCGCCGCCGTGCGATCCGCCACCTGGAGAAGGGGCGCGTCGTCATTTTCGCGGCGGGAACGGGGAACCCATACTTCAGCACCGACACGACGGCTGCCCTACGTGCCGCCGAGATCGGCGCGGATGTCATCCTGATGGCCAAGAACCGCGTGGACGGCGTCTACGATTCGGACCCGCGCACCAACCCCGAGGCGCAGCGGTTCAGCCGACTGCGCCACATGGAAGCGCTGGAGCGCGGCCTGCGTGTCATGGACACCACCGCGCTCTCGTTGTGCATGGAAAACCGCCTACCAATCGTCGTGTTCGACTTGATGAACGCATCAAACCTGGAGCGCATCGTTCTGGGCGACGAGAACGTCGGCACCGTCATCTCGTGA
- the tsf gene encoding translation elongation factor Ts, with protein MAVDTSKIKMLRDETGAPVMDCKRALEESGGNMDKARQWLRERGAAIAEKKAGRVASQGLVESYIHGGGRIGVIVEVNCETDFVARSDDFKKLAHDIAMQIAATNPKYVGTEEGIPDDLLPDEQPLLKQPFIRDPGQSIQQLVHEAIGKLGENIVIRRFSRFELGA; from the coding sequence GTGGCGGTAGATACCAGCAAGATCAAGATGCTTCGGGACGAGACCGGTGCGCCGGTCATGGACTGCAAGCGGGCGCTCGAAGAGTCCGGCGGCAATATGGACAAGGCGCGCCAGTGGCTCCGCGAGCGCGGGGCGGCCATCGCCGAGAAGAAGGCGGGCCGGGTGGCCTCACAGGGGCTTGTCGAGTCGTACATCCACGGCGGCGGCCGCATCGGCGTCATCGTCGAGGTCAACTGCGAGACCGACTTCGTGGCGCGCAGCGACGACTTTAAGAAGCTGGCCCACGACATCGCGATGCAGATCGCTGCGACGAACCCCAAGTACGTCGGCACCGAGGAGGGCATCCCGGACGATCTGCTGCCCGACGAGCAGCCCCTACTTAAGCAGCCGTTCATCCGCGACCCTGGCCAGTCGATCCAACAGCTCGTCCACGAGGCCATCGGCAAGCTCGGCGAGAACATCGTCATTCGGCGGTTCTCGCGCTTCGAGCTTGGCGCCTGA
- the rpsB gene encoding 30S ribosomal protein S2: MKTLLEAGVHFGHQTRRWDPKMRPFIFTERNGIHIIDLQQTVRRLEDAMTWVREFVAGGGTLMFVGTKKQAQETIEEEARRCNMPFVNRRWMGGMLTNFQTILNRIKRLEQLNQMSEEGELDKLPKKEAIKLIDEMERLERLLGGMKKQYRTPGAIFVVDPHREQIAIAEARRSEIEIVAMVDTNCNPDQIDYPIPANDDAIRAIRLLTGKIADAVLEGVAQREAASGARDAEADSAEGDDLDAKAVGGLVFTPDDFAPGESAEVSPAAEPAAEATPAAEAPAPAAVATAETPAEAPAAATNAAE, encoded by the coding sequence ATGAAGACCCTGCTGGAAGCCGGCGTGCATTTCGGACATCAGACCCGCCGCTGGGATCCGAAGATGCGCCCGTTCATTTTCACGGAGCGCAACGGCATCCATATCATCGACCTCCAGCAGACGGTCCGGCGTCTCGAAGATGCCATGACCTGGGTGCGCGAGTTCGTGGCTGGCGGCGGCACGCTGATGTTCGTCGGCACCAAGAAGCAGGCCCAGGAGACGATCGAGGAAGAGGCGCGGCGCTGCAACATGCCGTTCGTCAATCGCCGCTGGATGGGCGGCATGCTGACGAACTTCCAGACCATCCTCAACCGCATCAAGCGCCTCGAACAGCTCAACCAGATGAGCGAGGAAGGCGAGCTCGACAAGCTGCCCAAGAAGGAAGCGATCAAGCTCATCGACGAGATGGAGCGGCTTGAGCGGCTGCTCGGCGGCATGAAGAAGCAGTACCGGACCCCGGGCGCGATCTTCGTCGTCGATCCGCACCGCGAGCAGATCGCCATCGCCGAAGCCCGCCGCAGCGAGATCGAGATCGTCGCGATGGTCGACACGAACTGCAACCCGGACCAGATCGACTACCCGATCCCGGCCAACGACGACGCGATCCGCGCGATTCGCCTGCTGACGGGCAAGATCGCGGATGCGGTGCTCGAAGGCGTGGCGCAGCGCGAGGCCGCCTCCGGAGCGCGCGATGCTGAGGCCGATTCGGCCGAGGGCGACGATCTGGACGCGAAGGCCGTGGGCGGCCTGGTCTTCACGCCGGATGATTTCGCGCCGGGCGAGTCGGCTGAGGTCAGCCCCGCTGCCGAGCCGGCCGCCGAGGCCACGCCAGCGGCTGAGGCACCGGCTCCGGCCGCTGTCGCGACGGCCGAGACTCCGGCCGAAGCCCCGGCCGCGGCGACCAACGCGGCTGAGTAG
- a CDS encoding phage holin family protein — MSKLLVRLAVSAGAVLLVQWLLEQFAPPEWQVVRVSGLAVALLFAVVLGLLNAILRPILLLVTCPLNFVTLGLFTFVVNALVFWLAARLLSDYGMSVQGFTGALIGSLAVTICVAAADNYLEER; from the coding sequence ATGTCGAAGCTGCTTGTTCGTCTGGCCGTCAGCGCGGGCGCGGTGTTGCTGGTCCAATGGCTGCTGGAGCAGTTCGCGCCGCCAGAGTGGCAAGTTGTGCGGGTGTCTGGCCTGGCCGTCGCGCTCCTGTTCGCGGTGGTGCTGGGTCTGTTGAACGCGATCCTCCGTCCGATCCTCCTCCTGGTCACCTGTCCGCTGAACTTCGTGACCCTTGGCCTCTTCACCTTCGTGGTGAACGCGCTCGTCTTCTGGCTGGCCGCCCGGCTCTTGTCTGACTACGGCATGAGCGTGCAAGGTTTCACCGGCGCGCTGATCGGCTCGCTGGCCGTCACCATCTGCGTCGCCGCTGCCGACAACTATCTTGAGGAGCGATGA
- a CDS encoding YvcK family protein, with protein MMRLLKLLIPGYRIKRWLGLTFVGLVVLALGFAYLFVELYRNVPLPSEAAYLTLQFLPRWLRGLLFVLAGVAVTALAVVKLNRNLAAPLARQQTGVGIVDTLVGYRQRERGPKIVTIGGGTGLSTMLRGLKNYSANITAIVTVADDGGSSGRLRRDLGVLPPGDFRNCIVALADAEPLMSRLFQYRFAQGSGLEGHSFGNLFIVAMSGITGNFEEAIREASRVLAVRGQIIPSTLENVVLGAELADDAHVLGESNISAANLPIKRVYLQPERPAAFPDAVRAILDADIVIVGPGSLYTSILPNLLVDGIAKAVASTEALRVYVCNVATQPGETDEFRASDHVRALLKHLRGTPIDVVLANSNHAGAIKPEWNVQHVVADIDAIEEMGIDVALHDVVDPHNALRHSPERLAAAVEQVYERRRMNGSSNGAVRSAAAASSI; from the coding sequence ATGATGCGTCTGCTGAAGCTCCTGATACCTGGCTACCGCATCAAGCGCTGGCTCGGCCTGACGTTCGTCGGGCTGGTGGTGCTGGCCCTCGGCTTCGCGTACCTCTTTGTCGAGCTGTACCGGAACGTGCCGCTCCCGTCCGAGGCAGCGTACCTGACGCTGCAGTTCTTGCCACGCTGGCTGCGCGGCCTGCTGTTTGTGCTGGCGGGCGTGGCGGTGACGGCGCTGGCCGTCGTGAAGCTGAACCGAAACCTCGCGGCGCCGCTGGCACGCCAGCAGACGGGCGTGGGCATCGTCGATACGCTGGTTGGCTATCGGCAGCGCGAGCGCGGACCGAAGATCGTCACCATCGGCGGCGGCACCGGCCTCTCGACCATGCTGCGCGGCCTCAAGAACTACTCGGCCAACATCACGGCCATCGTGACGGTGGCGGACGATGGCGGCAGCTCCGGTCGCCTGCGTCGCGACCTCGGCGTGCTGCCGCCCGGCGACTTCCGCAACTGTATCGTGGCGTTGGCCGACGCCGAGCCGTTGATGTCGCGGCTGTTCCAGTACCGCTTCGCCCAGGGGAGCGGCCTGGAAGGGCACAGCTTCGGCAACCTGTTCATCGTGGCGATGAGCGGCATCACCGGCAACTTCGAGGAGGCTATCCGTGAGGCCAGCCGGGTGCTGGCGGTCCGTGGGCAGATTATCCCGTCCACGCTGGAGAACGTCGTGCTCGGCGCGGAGCTGGCGGACGATGCCCACGTGCTTGGCGAGTCCAACATCTCGGCGGCCAACTTGCCGATCAAGCGGGTCTACCTCCAGCCGGAGCGGCCGGCCGCCTTCCCGGACGCCGTCCGCGCCATTCTGGACGCCGATATCGTGATCGTCGGGCCGGGCAGCCTCTACACCAGCATCCTGCCGAACCTGCTGGTGGACGGCATCGCCAAGGCCGTCGCCTCGACAGAAGCGCTGCGGGTGTACGTCTGTAACGTCGCGACGCAGCCGGGCGAGACGGACGAGTTCCGGGCCAGCGATCATGTCCGGGCGCTGCTCAAGCATCTTCGAGGGACGCCGATAGACGTGGTGCTGGCGAACAGCAACCACGCCGGCGCGATCAAGCCCGAGTGGAACGTGCAGCACGTCGTGGCGGACATCGACGCGATCGAGGAGATGGGCATCGACGTGGCGTTGCACGACGTGGTCGATCCGCACAACGCGCTGCGCCACAGCCCGGAGCGATTGGCGGCGGCGGTCGAGCAGGTGTACGAGCGGCGTCGGATGAACGGCAGCAGCAACGGGGCGGTGCGCTCGGCGGCAGCGGCGTCGAGCATCTGA
- the secG gene encoding preprotein translocase subunit SecG, whose translation MNTYLYIVQILVSVVLICVLLLQARGSGFSATFSSDSSIYRTRRGVEKTLFNVTIGLAVLFVLVSILSVALSTF comes from the coding sequence ATGAATACCTATCTCTATATCGTGCAGATCCTGGTCTCGGTCGTCCTGATCTGCGTGCTGCTGCTCCAGGCGCGCGGCTCGGGCTTTTCGGCAACCTTCAGCTCGGACTCGTCGATCTACCGCACCCGGCGCGGCGTTGAGAAGACGCTGTTCAACGTCACGATTGGGCTGGCCGTGCTGTTTGTCCTGGTCTCGATCCTGAGCGTCGCGCTTAGCACCTTCTAG